Proteins from one Pithys albifrons albifrons isolate INPA30051 chromosome 2, PitAlb_v1, whole genome shotgun sequence genomic window:
- the RAD51AP2 gene encoding LOW QUALITY PROTEIN: RAD51-associated protein 2 (The sequence of the model RefSeq protein was modified relative to this genomic sequence to represent the inferred CDS: deleted 2 bases in 1 codon), with product MFKIEQSRSQKISHFGILQHELQEEGCLALHRHPTNKGFSNQTAASRQPRSSTQKSRLVALARGGVRRSHPASLLWRRDTDPAGEVPPLPRAVLRPRRAEGFPSAGAVPAAAPEGGRSGPAAPPAPGAAPCPGHSQRWEGPAPPGDKPWRRWRRRGGGKLAVGDPLCPEGCSAGNHHRAGSWLLERQRGSTIALEDFKRKAYKRLQKYNLSRSLEIVKRSSMPKTLIFLKLRTVSAKVKLIFVSMKSTCSKRFLSASPDDTEWYLYAKQSKIESDQKSREKEEQPKLQRSTECGNRNQTSPHTHHVHHPLYLSELQNHLLLEKQSCDTATKTFCSQRCSNGGLSCRITENELPTKKWSPENGDQNTTEDDISLSVHGQLLETELLGVSSAADSCQNLQVLNPPEVQQNNSIEQNNKRNEDNEIKQISPVTSLKRHSFQMELLRQKSLSDKRWQQYQLLQVPFLCGTSSVFSHTENKKNNFLKNVCSAEDKNCSSNSKENSAERGNKEKNNSLYIIPTLKPFKSMQELKIPNFQLPTISNKINSKTSSTNLSGTDLKSSEGQPSLLQSKQIHGGQKVSETGKQKLQNDKNGVRALTVGSEFKEKNNSPIKKPEHSNLAAKEVSGIYFRGDSTDIECNKIFAENDLEDKMLENSAGDDDQKSKMLIYISAKNVQNEKCVSCNDLLQRMGRKSSNENTGTFHVQTSIPVTTEELEENKLDLHCDVRNSNSNMSLYEVEPKLSTKEILDFQRYATKSIISERSCPRIIVQNFPDKRVSRNIFRAKELFKSKFSFQNILFGLIRTWTESFHEDLSTCQDWFNCCDTLNERCDAQELVKSTVNRNHNDKIFICLLAVISNHLKGELLKTILSSFSSSTDTLLAAEGKSVRVEKQPLRGRKENQLNSCTDDTSRQTTKFLKENYTYPGFVSSKFTENIALELQNECQRRCFSRPLGDEEYTCLQIGALFHNQKSRLCKGRHVRKHHLLSRKNEAFSAYLRSVSHKTSMKKQILSAKCLILLQGTPDCSSLDKMYCCNITKIQYLMGANLRFWRSFPAHSKLEFKKLNSKSINEEILATTVKQEKEKPNTMLRSSFHVERFKAFSFVLCENKKHKTSGYRNCLTSTDEVTNSEVTYTMKEYAGASSCINADGEERANSKELQINYPNFFSKKSYSIFDTYEKIHLPTEDFDQIPAINEDSCMKKELYEESAVISPKEVHCLPVKSNDVSMLLEQSKATTEKYNSLLLLDRQTKKHEYCKELCTYSPHLANKKVEDQNTYLKSENLLPSSSDVCQSVTLSLDSSSLVNRGVSGDGHGRSSSSAGKLKETIPAMVQYPSTGRPSMTDTCLQLQAKETAQFSLQGQERTNKTGSLEPATLKEHPEYVKEQEERNDEQMHVTNESQCETVMKDLIMSHSEDESQTFIAGEEELKMHLSVMNNGCLEDVKNKYLPLENKLTHEFELKRKFDLVLEELHMFHKISNENENNLSSLETNSLDNYWELNNSEEIDENVTSVSQKKICISSPIRGTIEKQNITDSNENSLNEEILNEKKDQEVSKEYFISRLSSEVLLYSPVAEGAPYRNPYTWDPAFLPCTFFKEQSYNLQKEGGYFLSRDIIRVQPLKTCKGPIRIGLSRRARPKQLHPYLK from the exons GATGCTTGGCTCTGCACCGTCACCCAACAAATAAAGGATTTTCCAACCAAACTGCGGCCTCCCGGCAGCCACGCTCCTCGACGCAGAAATCCCGACTGGTCGCTCTCGCTCGGGGTGGGGTGAGGAGAAGCCACCCGGCCTCTTTGTTGTGGCGAAGGGACACAGATCCCGCGGGGGAGGTgccgcccctgccccgcgcGGTGCTGCGGCCCCGGCGCGCGGAGGGGTTTCCCAGCGCGGGGGCTGTTCCCGCCGCAGCCCCCGAGGGCGGCAGgtccggccccgccgctccccccgCGCCTGGAGCCGCCCcgtgcccagggcacagccagcgcTGGGAAGGCCCAGCCCCGCCCGGCGACAAGCCCTGGAGAcgctggaggaggaggggagggggcaagTTGGCTGTGGGGGATCCCCTCTGCCCTGAGGGATGCTCCGCCGGGAATCACCACAGGGCGGGGTCGTGGCTCCTGGAGCGGCAGAGGGGAAGCACAATCGCTTTGGaagactttaaaagaaaagcttaCAAAAGGTTACAGAAGTATAACCTCTCACGAAG TTTGGAAATTGTTAAGAGATCATCTATGCCTAAAACTTTAATATTTCTTAAACTT AGGACTGTCTCAGCAAAAGTAAAACTTATTTTTGTGAGCATGAAAAGTACATGTTCCAAAAGATTTTTATCTGCATCACCAGATGACACTGAGTGGTACCTGTATGCAAAGCAGAGTAAAATAGAAAGTGAtcaaaaaagcagagagaaagaggagcAGCCAAAGCTACAGCGAAGCACAGAGTGTGGGAACAGGAACCAAACATCACCACATACACACCACGTACATCACCCCCTGTACTTATCAGAATTACAAAATCACCTgttgttagaaaagcaaagctgtgaTACAGCAACAAAAACTTTCTGTTCTCAAAGATGTAGCAATGGAGGGTTATCATGTAGAATAACAGAAAATGAACTGCCCACCAAAAAATGGAGTCCTGAAAATGGAGACCAGAATACCACAGAAGATGATATTTCATTGAGTGTACATGGACAGCTTCTTGAAACAGAGTTGCTTGGTGTGTCGAGTGCTGCTGACTCGTGTCAAAATCTACAGGTACTAAACCCACCCGAAGTGCAACAGAACAACAGTAtagaacaaaataataaaagaaatgagGATAATGAGATCAAACAAATTTCTCCAGTTACATCCTTAAAAAGACATTCATTTCAGATGGAATTGTTGAGGCAAAAGTCTCTTTCtgataaaaggtggcagcaatACCAGCTTTTGCAAGTTCCATTTTTGTGTGGTACCAGTTCTGTGttttcacacacagaaaataagaaaaataattttctgaaaaatgtatgCTCTGCAGAAGATAAAAATTGTTCCAGTAACAGTAAGGAAAATAGTGCAGAAAGaggtaataaagaaaaaaataattcattgtaTATAATTCCAACATTGAAACCTTTTAAAAGTATGCAAGAACTGAAAATTCCAAATTTTCAACTTCCTaccatttcaaataaaataaatagtaaaacATCATCAACCAACTTGAGTGGGACAGATTTGAAGAGTTCCGAGGGCCAGCCATCTTTGTTGCAATCTAAACAAATACATGGTGGGCAAAAAGTATCtgagacaggaaaacaaaaattgcaAAATGATAAAAATGGTGTCAGAGCCTTAACTGTTGGTTctgaatttaaagaaaagaataacTCACCAATTAAGAAACCAGAGCACAGTAATTTGGCAGCAAAAGAAGTATCTGGAATTTATTTCAGAGGCGACAGCACTGACATtgaatgtaataaaatatttgctgaaaatGACTTGGAAGATAAAATGCTGGAGAATTCAGCGGGTGATGATGACCAGAAGTCAAAGATGCTCATTTACATTAGTGCTAAAAATGTTCAGAATGAGAAATGTGTCAGCTGTAATGATCTTCTGCAGAGAATGGGGAGGAAGAGCAGTAATGAGAATACGGGAACATTTCATGTACAGACGAGTATTCCGGTAACAACAGAAGAATTAGAGGAAAATAAGTTAGACCTACACTGTGATGTGCGTAATTCCAACAGTAATATGAGTTTGTATGAAGTGGAACCAAAACTCTCCACAAAGGAAATACTTGACTTCCAAAGATATGCAACAAAAAGTATTATATCTGAAAGAAGTTGTCCTCGCATTATTGTGCAGAATTTTCCAGATAAGAGAGTGAGTCGCAATATATTTAGGGCGAAGGAACTGTTCAAatcaaagttttcttttcaaaacattttgtttggGTTGATCAGGACATGGACTGAGTCTTTCCATGAAGATCTGTCCACATGTCAGGATTGGTTTAATTGTTGTGACACATTAAATGAGCGGTGTGATGCTCAAGAGCTGGTAAAGAGCACTGTAAACAGGAACCACAATGATAAAATATTCATTTGTTTGCTGGCTGTTATTTCAAATCATCTGAAAGGGGAGCTACTTAAGAcaattctttcttccttttccagtaGCACAGATACTTTATTGGCGGCTGAGGGCAAGTCTGTGCGAGTGGAGAAACAGCCTTTACgtggcagaaaagaaaatcagttgaACTCATGCACAGATGATACTTCGAGGCAAACCACAaaatttcttaaagaaaattatacttATCCAGGCTTTGTAAGTTCCAAATTTACGGAAAACATTGCTCTGGAATTACAGAATGAATGCCAGAGAAGATGCTTTTCTAGACCTTTAGGTGATGAAGAGTACACTTGCCTACAGATAGGAGCCCTCTTTCATAACCAAAAAAGCAGATTGTGTAAGGGAAGACATGTCAGGAAGCACCACCTTTTATCCAGAAAGAATGAAGCTTTTAGTGCTTATTTGAGGTCAGTCAGTCACAAAACCAGTatgaaaaagcagattttaagtGCTAAATGCCTAATCCTGCTGCAGGGCACTCCTGATTGTTCTTCACTAGACAAGATGTATTGCTGCAATATCACAAAAATACAGTATCTGATGGGAGCCAATCTTAGATTTTGGAGATCCTTTCCTGCACATTCAAAACTGGAATTTAAAAAGTTGAATAGTAAATCTATAAATGAGGAAATATTGGCAACTACTGtaaagcaggagaaggagaaaccAAACACAATGCTTAGAAGTTCTTTTCATGTAGAAAGATTTAAagctttctcctttgttttatgtgaaaacaagaaacacaaaactTCTGGATATAGAAATTGCTTAACTTCTACAGATGAAGTCACTAATAGTGAAGTCACATATACCATGAAAGAATATGCGGGTGCTTCTAGTTGTATAAATGCTGATGGAGAAGAACGTGCTAATTCAAAAGAGTTGCAAATAAATTatcccaattttttttctaaaaaatctTATTCTATTTTTGATACATATGAAAAAATTCACCTTCCTACTGAAGACTTTGACCAGATCCCAGCTATAAACGAAGACAGTTGCATGAAAAAAGAGCTGTATGAAGAAAGTGCAGTCATTAGTCCAAAGGAGGTTCATTGTTTGCCTGTTAAATCAAATGATGTGTCGATGCTACTTGAACAGTCAAAAGCaactacagaaaaatacaattctCTCCTGCTACTAGatagacaaacaaaaaaacatgaGTATTGTAAAGAATTGTGCACTTATAGCCCACATTTAGCAAACAAAAAAGTAGAAGACCAAAATActtatttaaaatctgaaaatttaCTTCCTAGTTCCTCAGATGTTTGTCAGTCTGTCACTTTGTCATTGGATAGCAGCTCTTTGGTCAACAGAGGAGTAAGTGGTGATGGACATGGCAGGAGTTCCTCAAGTGCAGGCAAACTAAAAGAAACAATTCCTGCCATGGTACAGTATCCATCCACGGGAAGGCCTTCGATGACAGATACATGCTTGCAATTACAGGCCAAAGAAACAGCTCAATTTTCTTTACAGGGGCAAGAACGGACAAATAAGACCGGCAGTTTAGAGCCGGCAACTTTGAAAGAGCATCCTGAATATGTAAAAGAACAGGAAGAGAGAAATGATGAACAAATGCATGTAACTAATGAAAGTCAATGTGAGACTGTAATGAAAGACTTGATTATGTCACATTCAGAAGACGAATCTCAAACATTCATTGCTGGAgaagaggaattaaaaatgcatttatccGTGATGAACAATGGATGTCTGGAAGAtgtaaaaaataagtatttaccTTTAGAAAATAAACTCACACATGAATTTGAACTGAAGAGAAAATTCGATTTAGTGCTAGAAGAGCTACATATGTTTCACAAAATtagcaatgaaaatgaaaacaacttaTCTAGTTTGGAAACAAACTCGCTTGACAATTATTGGGAATTAAATAATTCTGAGGAGATAGATGAAAATGTGACAAGtgtttctcaaaagaaaatatgtatttcttctCCAATTCGTGGTACCATAGAGAAGCAAAACATAACAGATAGTAATGAAAATTCATTAAATGAAGAGATactaaatgaaaagaaagaccAGGAAGTATCtaaggaatattttatttcaagactTTCAAGTGAAGTATTGCTATATTCACCTGTTGCAGAAG GTGCACCTTATAGAAATCCATACACATGGGACCCTGCTTTTTTACCCTGCACATTTTTTAAGGAGCAAAGCTATAATTTGCAGAAAGAAGGAG GATACTTTCTGTCTCGTGACATTATCAGAGTACAGCCTCTAAAAACATGCAAGGGCCCCATCAGGATTGGGCTGTCAAGAAGAGCTCGTCCCAAGCAGCTTCATCCTTATCTGAAATGA